The window GCCCATGTTCACGAGTCTTTCCGCCGGCCTGACCACGCCCGCGCTGGTGATCGATGTCGATGTACTGGAGCGCAACATCACGCGGATGGCCGAGCACGCCCGTGCCGGAGGCTTCGCGCTGCGCCCGCACGCCAAGACCCACAAGAGCCTGCCGATAGCCGACCGCCAGCTCGCGGCCGGCGCTGTCGGCCTCACGGTCGCCACCATCGCCGAAGCCGAGGCGTTCGCCCGCCACGGCGTCACCGACCTGTTCATCGCCTACCCGCTGTGGATCGACAACGACAAGGCCCGGCGGCTGCGGCGGCTCGCGGAGACAGTGGCCTTGCGCCTGGCCGCTGACTCCCCGGAGGGCGCACGGCGCCTGGGGGAGGCCGTGCGGGGCTCGGCCCGGCCGGTCGAGTTGCTGGTCGAGATCGACAGCGGGCACCACCGTACCGGCGTCCGTCCCACAGATGCCGTTGCCGTCGGCAAAGCTGCGGCCGATACCGGACTGAACGTCGTCGGCGTCTTCACCTTCCCCGGGCACGGCTACGGTCACGACGCCCAGGCCCGCGAGCGAGCGGCTCGCGACGAGGAGCGGGAGCTCGGCGAGGCCGCCGAAGCACTCTCTGCCGTCGGGCTCCCGGCACGGATGATCAGCGGCGGCTCGACGCCGACCGCCGGCCGCTGGCAGCCGGGCATCGTCAACGAACTCCGGCCCGGCGTCTACGTCTTCAATGACGCCACCCAGCTGGCCCTCGGCTCCTGCACTCCGGACGACGTGGCACTCGTCGCCGCCGCGACGGTGGTCAGCGCCCCGGCCAAGGGGCGCTTCGTGCTGGACGCGGGCAGCAAGGTCCTCGGCACCGACACCACCCCGTGGGTGGCCGGCCACGGACAACTACCAGACTTCCCTGAGGCGACGGTCACCGCGCTCTCCGAGCACCACGCAACGGTCGTACTCCCAGAGGGCAGCGAGGCCCCGCCCCTGGGCGCGCTCGTAGCCGTCGCCCCCAACCACGTCTGCACGGCGGTCAATCTTGCCGACGAACTGGTCGTCACCCGGCAGGGCAACGTCGTCGACCGCTGGCCGGTAGCAGCCCGTGGCGCCAACACTTGACGGTCCTATGCAGAAGCCCCGTGTGTCTCACCCTGCGAACGCAGTGCCCTCAGGGCCTTGGCCGGGGGCACACCAACACGGTGGTTTCGCAAACGGGAGCTGGCGACGTTTGTCGACGGTTTCGGGCGGCACTTAGCGATCAGACGGCCCGGAAATGTCGATGAGAACCGACAACGCGTCTCGCTGTCGGTTGCTCGTGGGCCTGCGGCTGACGGCTTGTGGTGTGAGCCCGGATCTTCGTTCGCTCCGCGAGGCCGGCAGCAGCTGATGTGCGGTTAGGTTGACGAGATGAAGATTCTGCATCTGTCCGATACACACCTCGACCGCGCCGGCGGCCCGGACGCCGATGGGGCCGATGGCACGGCGGCGCTTCGCCGGATGCTCGCCGACCTGGTCCATTTACGCGACCTCGATGCACTCGTCGTCACGGGAGACGTGGCGGACGATGGATCGCGCGAGGGTTACGCGCGGGCGCATGAGCTCGTGGGCGGCTACGCCCAGGAGCGGGGCGCATCGGTGTTCTACGCGACCGGGAACCACGATGAGCGGGCGGCGTTCAGCGAGGTGCTCGGCTGTGGCCACGCACGCCCCGACGCGGTGTACGACGGGCCCGGGGGTGAGCGGGCCGCCGTGAGCACGGTCGGTGGCTGGCGGGTGGTCACTCTTGACTCTCTCGTGCCGGGCAAGGGCTACGGGAGGATCGGCCGGGCCCAGCTGGACTGGCTTCGTGAGGTCTTGGCCATGCCCGCGGCGCACGGCACGCTCCTGGCCTTCCACCACCCGCCGGTCGCTTTGGAGGTCGAGGTGCAGCGGGCGCTGGGGCTGCAGGATGCCGATGAGCTGGGTGCGGTGATCCGCGGAACGGATGTGCAGCTGATCCTGTGCGGTCACTTCCATCTTCAGATCCTGGGGCGCCTGGAACAGGCGACGGTCTGGGTCACGCCCGGCATCGTCAGCCGCATCGACCTGACTGCCCAGCCCGGCACCGAGCGCGCCGTGCACGGTCCTTCGGCCTCCCTGGTCCGGCTCGGCACGCCCCACGGACCGCTTATTCACACCCTTCATGCCCGTGATCTCCGCGTGGGCGAGACGGTCTACGAAGCCGATGAGGAGGAGATGCGTGAGGTGATCGAGAAACTCGGCCCGGCCAAGATGAGCCCGAGCTGAAAAAGCGTGGTGCAGGGTGCGGATCATTCGCCCGTACCAGGTCGGTGGTGACCTGACGGCGGGCTCAGATGGTGCTGCTGTCCGCGCAGGGCATGAGCGAGGCGAACAACGCAGACGTGACGTTCACCAGCACCGATCGGGTCCGCGATGTGATCCACAACTTCAACGCCGACGGCTTCACCGCCCGCTACCCGTGGCACTAGTCCGGCAGGCTCGCGAGCTCCGGTCCCTGGGCGAGCAAGGCCCTGCTGAGCGGCTCGGCCGTACGTTCCAGAGCCGGTGTGCGATCCGGGATGCGTTGGCACCTGACGAAAGGCTCATCAGGCAGGTAGGAGGTGAAGCTCTCGTCGCTGGGAAAGGTCACGAGGTGAGCTTCGATACGGTCGTCCAGAGTGCGCAGTCGCCGTTCGAGTCGCCCTCCGTGCTCGGCAAGGAGCGGCAACACGGCGCCCTCATAGGCGTTGAAGGCATCCAGTTGCTCCTCCGGTAGCCGTGATGCCTGTGACCAGGTCCTTTTCCGACGGCCCCACCGAACCCACCGTGCGCTGGATTTCCCAGCAGTGGGCTCTCCCAGTGTCACGTTGTCCGTCCTGCGGCCGCGTGGCGCCCCCCGGTAGCACTTGCTGAAACAGCTCCCACAACTCGTCCGGCACCAGCCGCTCAACGATCCCCGCCATGATCGTCAGGCTACCGATCTGCCCAAATGGGGAGACGTCTCAGCGACTATGCATCTGCCCGTAGCAGCCCGCCCCTGGTTCGTTCATCCCGTCACCCTCAAGATCATGAAGTTCTCGGGATTCGGAACCGGCATGAATCCAGCCTTCGCGTAAACCTCATGGGCGTCGAGGGTCGACAGGAGCACACGCTTGAGCCGATACGGGGCGAGATGGTCGCGGACCGCTCCCGCAAGCCAGGTGCCGAGCCCTCTGCCGCGGTGCGCAGGCACAACGTAGACGTCGCACAGCCAAGCGAAGGTGGCGCGGTCGGTCACCACGCGCGCATAGGCGACCTGGTCACCGAAGGCGTCGTAGATAGCGAAGTTCAATGAGCCGCGCACTGACTCCTCAACCGTTTCCCGACTGCGCCCAAGAGCCCAGAACGCGTCGGTCGACAGCCATTCGTGCACCAGCGCCACGTCGAGGCGATCCGGGTCTGTGGAGAGCTCGTATCCGTCGCTCCTGCTAGTGATCACGAGGCGGCAGCATAACCAGGCAACTTGGAAAATCCAAGTAGTTGTCCGAGGCTTCAGCCCCGGATGCCGCCCGGGTCCAATTGAGGCGCCCGCTCGGTTGACCAGAGGCTCTCGGCGTAGGCGAAGACGTCGGACAGCGTCCGCAGTCGTACCCCGGGCCGGTCGGGCACCGCGAAGCCGCGCGCCGCGAGCAGCGGGCGGACCTGCCGGATCGCCGCCGAGGTGGTTGAGCGGTCGATATCGAAGAGTTCGGCCAGGACCTCGTGCGGTAGCTGATGGCGCAGGTGTACCAGCGTGAGAAGCAGCCTGTCGTACAGAACCAGCTTCGGCTTGCGTCCTGCCCCGGCCGCCCGCTTGCGTTCACCACCCCGCGCCATGCGCAGCGTGGACTGTCGGGCCGCCTCCCAGGGGTCGGCGAGTTCGGCGAACAACTCGCCGAAGTGTGCGTGGGAGACGCCGGACAGAGCAGGATGTGAGCACCCCGTGCGGGCCCAGGTCAGCTTCACAACTCACCTGACCCGCACGGCCCTTCTCACGTCATTGCCGACCGGCCCCCGCCAGCACTTCCCCCAGGTCGCAAGCCGATGGGGTAGTCGTAGCGTATGAACCCCTGGAAGCTCGCCACCTTGTCGTACAGGGCGCGGGCGGCGGTGTTGTCCTCCTGAGTGGTCCAGTAGAAGCGGGATGCCCCCTGCTCCCGCGATGCATCGGCCACCTTCTCGATCAGCATCCGCGCCACGCCTCGGCCGCGT of the Streptomyces sp. T12 genome contains:
- a CDS encoding alanine racemase, translated to MFTSLSAGLTTPALVIDVDVLERNITRMAEHARAGGFALRPHAKTHKSLPIADRQLAAGAVGLTVATIAEAEAFARHGVTDLFIAYPLWIDNDKARRLRRLAETVALRLAADSPEGARRLGEAVRGSARPVELLVEIDSGHHRTGVRPTDAVAVGKAAADTGLNVVGVFTFPGHGYGHDAQARERAARDEERELGEAAEALSAVGLPARMISGGSTPTAGRWQPGIVNELRPGVYVFNDATQLALGSCTPDDVALVAAATVVSAPAKGRFVLDAGSKVLGTDTTPWVAGHGQLPDFPEATVTALSEHHATVVLPEGSEAPPLGALVAVAPNHVCTAVNLADELVVTRQGNVVDRWPVAARGANT
- a CDS encoding metallophosphoesterase, which translates into the protein MKILHLSDTHLDRAGGPDADGADGTAALRRMLADLVHLRDLDALVVTGDVADDGSREGYARAHELVGGYAQERGASVFYATGNHDERAAFSEVLGCGHARPDAVYDGPGGERAAVSTVGGWRVVTLDSLVPGKGYGRIGRAQLDWLREVLAMPAAHGTLLAFHHPPVALEVEVQRALGLQDADELGAVIRGTDVQLILCGHFHLQILGRLEQATVWVTPGIVSRIDLTAQPGTERAVHGPSASLVRLGTPHGPLIHTLHARDLRVGETVYEADEEEMREVIEKLGPAKMSPS
- a CDS encoding GNAT family N-acetyltransferase, which translates into the protein MITSRSDGYELSTDPDRLDVALVHEWLSTDAFWALGRSRETVEESVRGSLNFAIYDAFGDQVAYARVVTDRATFAWLCDVYVVPAHRGRGLGTWLAGAVRDHLAPYRLKRVLLSTLDAHEVYAKAGFMPVPNPENFMILRVTG
- a CDS encoding transposase family protein, whose product is MKLTWARTGCSHPALSGVSHAHFGELFAELADPWEAARQSTLRMARGGERKRAAGAGRKPKLVLYDRLLLTLVHLRHQLPHEVLAELFDIDRSTTSAAIRQVRPLLAARGFAVPDRPGVRLRTLSDVFAYAESLWSTERAPQLDPGGIRG